A window of the Lactuca sativa cultivar Salinas chromosome 7, Lsat_Salinas_v11, whole genome shotgun sequence genome harbors these coding sequences:
- the LOC111888995 gene encoding CDPK-related kinase 3, whose amino-acid sequence MGQCYGKTIPTTDNDGPTTIIAAGEQQRPYPQSPLPSSANNGVINVPSVKNTPARSSAGTSPWSSPYPHGIASPLPAGVSPSPARSSTPGRRFFKRPFPPPSPAKHIKASLARRFGHAKQPREGPIPEDGAAVEPEVQSLDKNFGYNKNFGAKYELGKEIGRGHFGHTCHARGKKGELKDHALAVKIISKVKMTTAISIEDVRREVKILRALSGHKHLIHFYDACEDTNNVYIVMELCEGGELLDRILSRGGRYTESDAKLIIVQILSVVAFCHLQGVVHRDLKPENFLFMLKSEDSDMKLIDFGLSDFIRPEERLNDIVGSAYYVAPEVLHRSYSLEADIWSIGVICYILLCGSRPFWARTESGIFRAVLRADPNFDDIPWPSVSPEAKDFVKRLLNKDYRKRMSAAQALTHPWLSSENHPIPLDILIYKLVKSYLHASPFKRAALKALSKALTEDELVYLRAQFMLLEPNKDGRVSLDNFRMALLRNATDAMKESRVPDILNAMAPLSYRKMDFEEFCAAAISTYQLEALGTWDQIGSTAFDYFEQEGNRTVSVEELARELNVGPTAHSIIKDWIRSDGKLSLLGYTKFLHGVTLRSSNTRH is encoded by the exons ATGGGGCAGTGCTACGGCAAGACAATTCCTACTACCGACAACGACGGCCCCACCACCATCATCGCCGCTGGAGAGCAACAACGTCCTTACCCTCAGTCTCCACTCCCTTCATCCGCTAACAACGGCGTCATCAACGTCCCCTCCGTGAAAAACACGCCGGCCCGATCCTCGGCAGGGACGAGTCCATGGTCCAGTCCCTACCCTCATGGAATAGCCAGTCCGTTACCAGCTGGGGTCTCTCCGTCTCCGGCGAGATCGTCAACTCCCGGGCGTAGGTTCTTTAAACGGCCTTTTCCGCCGCCCTCACCAGCTAAGCACATCAAGGCTTCGCTCGCCAGGCGATTTGGGCATGCAAAGCAGCCAAGGGAAGGTCCCATTCCGGAGGATGGCGCAGCAGTAGAACCCGAAGTGCAGTCTCTTGATAAGAATTTCGGTTAcaataagaattttggagcaaagtACGAATTGGGGAAGGAGATAGGACGAGGGCATTTCGGTCATACATGCCACGCCAGGGGCAAGAAAGGGGAACTTAAGGATCATGCTCTGGCTGTTAAGATCATCTCCAAAGTCAAG ATGACAACTGCTATTTCAATCGAGGATGTGCGTAGGGAAGTAAAAATATTGAGAGCTCTTTCGGGGCATAAGCATCTGATCCACTTTTACGATGCATGTGAAGATACAAACAATGTATACATAGTCATGGA ATTGTGTGAAGGCGGAGAATTACTTGATCGAATATTGTCCAG AGGTGGAAGATACACAGAATCAGATGCAAAATTGATAATAGTCCAGATCCTAAGTGTCGTTGCTTTTTGTCACCTGCAAGGCGTTGTACACCGTGACCTAAAACCAGAG AACTTCCTTTTCATGTTGAAAAGTGAAGACTCTGATATGAAGCTCATTGATTTTGGTCTTTCTGATTTCATCAGGCCAG AAGAAAGGCTTAATGATATTGTAGGAAGTGCATATTATGTTGCACCAGAAGTGCTTCATAGATCTTATAGCCTGGAGGCAGATATATGGAGTATTGGTGTGATCTGTTATATATTATTATGTGGAAGCAGACCATTCTGGGCAAGAACTGAATCTGGGATATTCCGGGCAGTATTAAGAGCAGATCCTAACTTTGATGATATACCATGGCCTTCTGTATCACCAGAAGCCAAAGATTTTGTTAAAAGGCTCTTGAATAAAGACTACAGAAAGAGAATGAGTGCTGCTCAAGCTCTGA CTCATCCATGGTTGTCGAGCGAAAACCATCCAATTCCTTTAgatatattgatatataaatTGGTGAAGTCGTATCTTCATGCGTCTCCATTCAAACGGGCTGCACTCAAG GCACTCTCAAAAGCTCTGACAGAGGATGAATTGGTTTACCTAAGAGCTCAGTTTATGCTTTTGGAACCAAACAAAGACGGGCGTGTGTCACTTGACAACTTCAGAATG GCTCTCCTGCGAAATGCTACGGATGCGATGAAGGAGTCTAGGGTCCCTGATATTCTAAATGCG ATGGCGCCCCTGTCTTACAGGAAGATGGACTTTGAAGAGTTCTGTGCAGCAGCCATCAGCACATACCAATTGGAAGCGCTGGGGACTTGGGACCAGATCGGGTCAACAGCATTTGACTACTTCGAACAGGAGGGTAACCGTACCGTCTCTGTCGAGGAACTTGCTCGG GAGCTTAACGTGGGTCCCACCGCACATTCCATAATCAAGGACTGGATTAGAAGCGATGGTAAACTGAGTTTGCTTGGATATACCAAATTTTTGCATGGAGTCACTCTTCGCAGCTCCAACACAAGACATTAA